DNA sequence from the Hyla sarda isolate aHylSar1 unplaced genomic scaffold, aHylSar1.hap1 scaffold_211, whole genome shotgun sequence genome:
ttacaactatatgggggcagtatgggggccttcaACTAGATGGGGGCAGAGTGgagtgtctttaaaggggtactccgcctccaaaggataggggataagatgtctgatcgcgggggtcccattgctggggacccccgcaatctcggctgtggcaccccagacatccgaactttgctccgtgccggatgactggcgatacggggaggaggtttgtgacgtcacggccatgccccctcaatgcaagtctatgggagggggtgtgactgccgtgacatcacgagcggggcgtgaccgtgacgccacgagcctcttgctccaacactctaaacgaataccaagtacagcagggagatcccagggtccccagcagtgagacccccgcaatcaggcatccaaaggataggggctaagatgtctaggggcggagtacccctttagctatATGGGTGCAGTaagggagcctacaactatactCAGGTACACTTTTTGAAAATGGGCTGCTAGGGGGTAATTGTTAAAACAAAGTTGAGAACCACTGatttaaattataaaaatatctttGAATCTTTGAATCCACACAAGTCATGAGGTTTTCTGTTATGTAAAAATTCTGACACCCCAACATGTTTCCTCCAAGCAGATGAAGAAATCACCTGTATAGACCTATATGAAGACGTTCCACCCATCGATCCCAAGACAAATTCAGAAGCCAATCCCAACCACAGACACGTGGTGAGCAAACGTGGCAGACGAGCCTACAAGCCGCGGGAAAGAGTACAAAGCTCGGATAGATCTTCTCCTGAAAAGTCCATAGCCAGAGAGAGAAGCACCATCGACTCTGCCGGGAACATTACGCTGATGACAGAGACCATCTACAAATGCAACAAGTGCGATAAAACCTTCTATACCCGATCGGGGTATCGGAAACACCAGAGGAACCATTCGGAGGACAGTGGTCTCACCTGTGGTGAGTGCGGGGAGACGTGCAAAGACTTGACCGCATACAATCTCCATAAAGAAGCTCACGAGGAAAGACGTCCATGGTCGTGTACCGTATGCGGCAAACGTTTCAGGCTCCAGTCCCACCTGACCAGGCACGAAAGGACCCACACAGGAGAAAGACCCTACTCTTGTACCATATGCGGAAATACTTTTAGTCAGAGTTCCAACCTGGCTACTCACATGAAAACCCACAAGGGAGAGCCGCCATTTGCATGCGTCGAGTGCGGGAAGTCCTTCACCCTTAAGTCCGAGCTGGAGGTCCACTGGACGGCTcatgccggagagaaggtccaagCTTGTtcggaaaatgggaaaaatgctCAAAGAAGCTTCCACCAGACAGAGGTACCATACACCTGTTCTCGGTGTGGACAATGTTTCAGCAGCGGTTCCGACCTTATCGCGCACCAGAGAGTCCACGGCGGAGACGAGCCTTTTGCTTGCGTTATATGTGGCAAAAAGTTCTGCAACGAGGCCACTTGTACAAAACACCAGAAGGGGCATTCGGGGTCCAAGACTTTTCTATGTGGCGGCTGCGGAAGAAACTTTCGAAGCAGGGCAACGTACACAAGTCACTCGTGCGTTCTCGTAAATTGATGTCTTCTGTTGGGGTCCACCTTACTCCAAAGTTTCtccacttttttttgcccccACTTGGGTAACTTCCCTTTGGCACCAAAGTAGATTGGTGCATATAGAGATCAAATATTGACCGTAAACCTCAAGACTCTTTCTAAAGAGACATCCTTCTAGGTATGAAGAGAAGAACAAATCTTGACAAACCTGAGACTGAAGCTTACTCCAAATCCACAttcctccagtttttgcaaattttttgaaaaagctGAAATGGATACGGTAGGCGGTATTATAACTTGGTTGCCTTGGTTTTTGACTTAGAACATCGTGGCACCAAGTCTTTTAGGATATTTCACTTGTGATATATTTTTGGCACCTTAAAGACTCTTTCACCCACCGGCACCATCTAAAGAGTTGCCCACTTCCTAGAAAACTGGCCCAGTTAGCTTcatttcactatttttttttttagtagaacaGCTAACACATCTTAAGATCATAAGTCCAGTCTTGTACCGTCAGTATTGAAGTCAAAATACATAGACTCTTTAGGTTTGTACTCAACgaccactctttttttttttttttttctttttagtttttttgggaaGTTCATGTATTGTAGGACAGTGGTGTCAGACTGTGGCcccctagatgttgcaaaacttcaagcaTCCCTGGACTGCAAAACacatgtctgcctcctccagagtatCCACGCTAatcatgaaaggtaaataaaGAATTCCCTTTtggcaaaatttcaactcccagcattcccggacagacgttgtctgtccgggaatgctgggagttgaaatttgcaaaaaagggaatcctttatttacctttcatgatcagcgTGGATCCTCTAGAGGAgtcagacaggtgtttggctgtccgggaatgctgggagttgaatttttgcaaatagggaagccttgatttacctttcatgattaGCAtgcatcctctggaggaggcagacaggtgttttgctgtccgggcatgcttgaagttttgcaacatctagggggccatagtttgagaccactgtttgtAGGACTAAAGTTCTCGATCAGGAAGGGTTCTAGAACATTAGTTAGGTTAGATCTTAGGATACTAAACAACGACTTACCTGATCTTAGCCAAAATAAAGTCAACCTTACCCACTGAATTTGTATCGGGTAGTTGATTTGTTCCTCCACCATACGTGAGTTCTGATGGTCCATGACTAGTGGTGGCCATACACATCAGATTAGAAGTTGGCCGATGGATGAACAGATGGTCTGCAGATGCTGCCGTACACATTTTAGACCATTCCTGATCCAGGACCAGGAccaattccattccaaacaatgacACGGTGCGGTCGGCTAaagacattggggaagatttatcaatgtgttttattactgtaactgggtcagctgacttcctgtgatctACAAGATGACATCACCTATTGGATCACAACTGGCAGCTTCAGACCACTCTTCtcttagctctatctgtatactgctgctatctctatgggatcaggatatatagtagttatacacatcgacttcagctctatctgtatactgctgctatctctatgggatcaggatgtatagtagttatacacctcccctccagctctatctgtatactgctgctatctctatgggatcaggatgtatagtagttatacacatcgactccagctctatctgtatactgctgctatctctatgggatcaggatgtatagtagttatacacatcgactccagctctatctgtatactgctgctatctctatgggatcaggatatatagtagttatacacatcaacttcagctctatctgtatactgctgctatctctatgggatcaggatatatagtagatatacacatcgacttcagctctatctgtatactgctgctatctctatgggatcaggatatatagtagttatacacatcgacttcagctctatctgtatactgctgctatctctatgggatcaggatgtatagtagttatacacatcgactccagctctatctgtatactgctgctatctctatgggatcaggatatatagtagttatacacatcgactccagctctatctgtatactgctgctatctctatgggatcaggatatatagtagttatacacatcgactccagctctatctgtatactgctgctatctctatgggatcaggatgtattgtagttatacacctcccctccagctctatctgtatactgctgctatctctatgggatcaggatgtatagtagttatgtgCACAATATAGAAATAAATGAGGCTGCACTCACCGGTTCTTCTTACAGTGCTTTTAATTCATCTCTGAACGTACAGGGTTAGGGTACAGGTACAGGTGCGTGTTGGAGCGACCCATGTTTCACGCTAGTCGCACATCTTCTGGCTCTCAATATCCTGCTCGCAGCTTCCGTCTTAAATCCTACATTCCCCCTCCTACAAGGTTCACCTGTAATTTAGTTAATTAACCAGTGTTCTTACCTGTTACACGAACTCGACCTCTTTTGGAGTTTGTGCGGAGCTCTGATGTAACAGGTAAGAACACTGGTTAATTAACTAAATTACAGGTGAACCTTGTAGGAGGGGGATGTCGGATTTAAGACGGAAGCTGCGAGCAGGATATTGAGAGCCAGAAGATGTGCGACTAGCGTGAAACATGGGTCGCTCCAACACGCACCTGCACTTGTACCCTAACCCTGTACGTTCAGAGATGAATTAAAAGCACTGTAAGAGGAATCGGTGAGTGCAGCCTCATTTATTTCTATATTGTGCACATTTTTGTGAATACCAGGAGGCGGAGCACCACCATATAAGTGCAATACAAGCAGAACACCGTGTGTGCTCTCCATCGTTTGGAACACAGGCAGTCTCTAGTGCCCGCCCATCTACTCTTTtgttgtatagtagttatacatagactccagctctatctgtatactgctgctatcgctatgggatcaggatacatagtagttatacacctcccctccagctctctctgtatactgctgctgttactatctctatgggatcaggatatccagtagttatacacctcccctccatctttatctgtatactgctgctgctatctctatgggatcagtatatatagtagtcatacacctaccctccagctctatctgtatactgctgctatctctatgggatcagtatatatagtagtcatacacctaccctccagctctatctgtatactgctgctatctctatgggatcaggatatacattagttatacacctcccctacagttctatctgtatactgttgctatctctatgtgatccgtatatatatatatatatatatatatatatatatatatatatatatattagctgagtacccggcgttgcccggtttttccttcctaatccttgttggggaggtaaagcaacaaaggaggaaacttttgacctcaaatcccgtcctcatatattgtcctcatatcctgtcctcacatcccctcctcatttcccaacctcatatcccgaccttatatcccgacattatatcctctcctcatatcccaacctcatatcccgatctcatatcccgtcctcatttcccaacctcatatcctgccctcatatcccgtcatcatatcccaacctcatatcccgacctcatatcccgaactcatatcccgacctcatatcccgacctcatatcccgacctcatatcccgtcctcatatcccaacctcatatcccgacctcatatcccgaactcatatcccgacctcatatcccgacctcatatcccgacctcatatcccgtcctcatatcccgtcctcatatcccgtcctcatatcccaacctcatatcccgacctcatatcccgacctcatatcccgacctcatatccagacctcatatcccgaccttatatcccgacattctgtcctctcctcatatcccgacctcatatcccgaccttatatcccaaccttatatcccgacattatatcctctcctcatatcccgaccttatatcccaacctcatatcttgtcctcatatcccaacctcatatcccgtccttatatcccaacctcatatcccgtcctcatatcccgtcctcatatcccgtcctcatatcccgtcctcatatcccgtcctcatatcccgtcctcatatcccgtcctcatatcccctcctcatatcccctcctcatatcccctcctcatatcccgtcctcatatcatgtcctcatatcatgtcctcatatcatgtcctcatatcctgtcctcatatcctgtcctcatatcccgtcctcatatcccgtcctcatatcccgtcctcatatcccctcctcatatcccgtcctcatatcccgacctcatatcccgtcctcatatccccttctcatatcccctcctcatatcccctcctcatatcccctcctcaaatcctgtcctcatatcccctcctcatatctcgtcttcatatcccctcctcatatcctgtcctcatatcccctcctcatatctcctcctcatatcctgacctcctatcccgtcctcatatcccgacctcatatccccacctcatatcctgtccatatataccgacctcatatctcctcctcatatctactcgtcatatcctgacctcatatcctgtcctcatatcccaacctcatatcccgtcctcatatctcctcctcatatctcctcctcatatcccgtcctcatatctcctcctcatatcccaacctcatatcctgtcctcatatcccctcctcatatcccgacctcatatctcctcctcatatcccctcctcatatcccctcctcatatcccctcctcatatcccctcctcatatctcctcctcatatcccctcctcatatcccctcctcatatcttctcctcatatcccctcctcatatcccctcctcatatcccctcctcatatcccgacctcatatcctgtcctcatatcccgtcctcatatcctgtcctcatatcccgtcctcatatcctgacctcatatcctgtcctcatatcccgacctcatatcccgtcctcatatctcctcctcatatcccctcctcatatcccgacctcaggtggggctgagtcggactgacacattcaccaggagatgcagagcggagctggtggaataaggtaccagaagtcctttATACTTGCaggggacttaaaacaaaaaaaacctcctTCACATAAGggtgtgggtaagggttaatttcactatcataattttttatttgacatataaataacatgtgaccaagtattatcaaaatatcttcagctgtaaggaagttatgctggaatatacatttcccaaagatttgcattggaccttaaacaaaaaccccgaccctcagaaatgggggtgggtaagggt
Encoded proteins:
- the LOC130319337 gene encoding zinc finger protein 664-like; its protein translation is MAGASHYIIHDDNSSDSDVCWLGPEDLDHLSEYKAEDVWDVYSHERSIQRTFSSDEEITCIDLYEDVPPIDPKTNSEANPNHRHVVSKRGRRAYKPRERVQSSDRSSPEKSIARERSTIDSAGNITLMTETIYKCNKCDKTFYTRSGYRKHQRNHSEDSGLTCGECGETCKDLTAYNLHKEAHEERRPWSCTVCGKRFRLQSHLTRHERTHTGERPYSCTICGNTFSQSSNLATHMKTHKGEPPFACVECGKSFTLKSELEVHWTAHAGEKVQACSENGKNAQRSFHQTEVPYTCSRCGQCFSSGSDLIAHQRVHGGDEPFACVICGKKFCNEATCTKHQKGHSGSKTFLCGGCGRNFRSRATYTSHSCVLVN